One stretch of Cryptococcus neoformans var. neoformans B-3501A chromosome 5, whole genome shotgun sequence DNA includes these proteins:
- a CDS encoding hypothetical protein (HMMPfam hit to Ataxin-2_N, Ataxin-2 N-terminal region, score: 152.5, E(): 9.2e-43): MSNERGRGRGGNRGGRGGMEGGSARRGAWRNGPPAGSFPHSRGGSPALGQSPTPRMSINDHMHDLKIVHGEHKGFQTDTDISRTAGPVERELQPWVPDGPSPPPLSNGESGNADFETFGTTNNITWDQFETNERLFGAKTDFKEELYTTKLNKSGPDFHKREKEAERLAKQIMGQTSKNAHIAEERGQATDTRDEEEKYSGVSRAPNAYVPPSARRAMGQSSATLRPDPTSESKTNGSTPVPAKTASPAALETAPPVPERRISDDPVGSKPEAPAMKVTGTTVRPITENIEVTVNGASVTAETKPELSGVVNEWRQFVGTEREKVEAKKQSVLKSEKEKQLADFKKFQANFKVPLPLPKDILPILSKDEAKQKDIEAKATSALQAAKERKSSIAKDSPAKSPATLNSVKSDAPKPAPPKKIVMKIPEIPPFNPAKRKAPAVPVPESATQDIKLITSPAPSNGSLASQATKLNPTASTFVFKPRADAAPFKPGQPSVSPSIAPNQPSAGPSNASASATAPKGNAFFRDKLPEKTHINAREDFNPWKHGPVPRPNTVGTGWPYPGRKVGVPPPFMSPAAPPQMQMQFEDDPTSPSPHPAQPAMMPGMPPNYPPYGRFQPGMPPPYGVPGGMQNPMFSPGPHFSPHPGQPMGQPPQHMMPGGPQPNMPMYFQNGMPQNPAFLPPQMQQFPHNPQRPGPGPGPGPGGPQMFYPNQMPPMPHQTPLQQHTIPFSGPSPAQPQFQHQHQHQHQGQHPHQQAPPPPPVQMSPAHSTPNGPGGVVQGGPQQNGQTQG; this comes from the exons ATGTCTAACGAGCgcggacgaggacgaggcgGAAACCGCGGTGGGCGAGGAGGTATGGAAGGAGGTTCTGCCAG ACGAGGTGCTTGGCGCAACGGACCCCCTGCAGGCAGTTTCCCTCACTCTCGCGGAGGTTCCCCTGCCTTGGGTCAAAGCCCGACTCCTAGAATGAGCATTAACGACCACATGCATGATCTCAAGATTGTCCACGGTGAGCATAAAGGCTTCCAAACGGATACCGACATCTCCCGGACCGCCGGCCCTGTCGAGCGCGAACTTCAACCTTGGGTCCCTGATGGTCCTTCACCTCCGCCTCTGTCTAACGGTGAGAGCGGGAACGCAGACTTTGAGACATTTGGTACAACCAACAACATCACATGGGATCAGTTTGAGACTAATGAGAGGTTGTTTGGTGCCAAGACGGATTTCAAGGAGGAGCTGTATACCACCAAGTTGAATAAGTCCGGACCCGATTTCCATAAacgggagaaggaagcagagAGGTTGGCCAAACAGATCATGGGG CAAACGAGTAAGAATGCGCATATTGCAGAGGAGCGAGGTCAGGCGACCGATACTcgagacgaagaggaaaagtaCTCTGGCGTCAGTCGCGCTCCAAACGCATATGTCCCTCCCAGTGCTCGACGTGCTATGGGCCAAAGTTCTGCCACTCTTCGACCTGATCCTACTTCCGAGTCCAAGACCAATGGCAGCACCCCAGTTCCTGCCAAAACAGCTTCCCCCGCTGCTCTTGAAACCGCCCCTCCAGTTCCCGAGCGAAGGATCAGTGATGACCCTGTTGGGAGCAAGCCCGAAGCTCCGGCAATGAAGGTTACTGGTACGACTGTCAGGCCCATCACTGAAAACATCGAGGTAACGGTCAACGGTGCAAGTGTAACGGCCGAGACAAAGCCCGAATTGAGCGGTGTAGTCAACGAGTGGAGGCAATTTGTTGGGACAGAGCGAGAAAAGGTCGAGGCGAAGAAGCAATCGGTCCTGAAGtctgaaaaggaaaagcagCTTGCAGACTTTAAAAAATTCCAGGCTAACTTCAAAGTGCCCCTCCCTTTGCCCAAAGATATTTTACCTATCCTCTCAAAGGACGAGGCAAAGCAGAAAGATATCGAGGCGAAAGCTACGAGTGCCCTTCAAGCAGCAAAGGAACGCAAGTCATCCATCGCGAAAGACTCACCTGCCAAATCCCCTGCTACCTTAAACTCCGTGAAGTCCGATGCACCCAAACCCGCTCCGCCGAAGAAGATTGTGATGAAGATTCCAGAGATCCCACCGTTCAACCCCGCCAAGCGGAAGGCTCCCGCGGTACCCGTACCAGAGTCTGCCACACAGGATATAAAACTCATCACTTCCCCTGCACCTTCCAACGGCAGTCTTGCATCCCAAGCCACCAAGCTCAACCCTACCGCGAGCACATTCGTATTTAAACCTAGGGCTGATGCTGCCCCCTTCAAGCCTGGTCAACCTTCCGTTAGCCCTTCTATCGCCCCTAATCAACCCTCTGCAGGACCCTCGAATGCGAGTGCTAGCGCCACAGCCCCGAAAGGAAATGCCTTCTTCCGAGACAAGCTTCCCGAAAAAACACATATCAATGCGAGAGAGGATTTCAATCCATGGAAGCATGGACCTGTGCCGCGTCCCAACACTGTTGGGACCGGATGGCCTTACCCTGGTAGAAAGGTTGGCGTTCCTCCACCCTTTATGAGCCCCGCAGCTCCGCCGCAGATGCAGATGCAGTTTGAAGATGACCCGACTTCACCCTCCCCTCACCCGGCTCAACCTGCCATGATGCCTGGGATGCCCCCCAACTACCCTCCCTATGGTCGTTTCCAA CCCGGGATGCCTCCACCATACGGCGTCCCAGGGGGTATGCAGAACCCCATGTTCTCCCCAGGCCCGCATTTCTCTCCTCACCCAGGTCAACCGATGGGTCAACCTCCTCAGCATATGATGCCCGGCGGACCTCAACCCAATATGCCAATGTACTTCCAGAACGGCATGCCTC AAAACCCtgctttcctccctcctcagATGCAACAGTTCCCTCATAACCCTCAACGTCCTGGTCCTGGGCCAGGCCCAGGACCCGGTGGTCCGCAAATGTTCTACCCCAATCAAATGCCTCCTATGCCGCATCAGACTCCCT TACAACAACACACTATCCCTTTTTCTGGTCCTTCTCCCGCTCAACCGCAGTTccagcaccagcaccagcaccagcatCAAGGCCAACACCCGCACCAGCAAGCTCCTCCGCCGCCACCTGTACAAATGTCACCAGCCCATTCTACGCCCAATGGACCAGGTGGTGTGGTACAAGGAGGTCCTCAGCAGAATGGACAGACTCAAGGATAA
- a CDS encoding hypothetical protein (HMMPfam hit to AMP-binding, AMP-binding enzyme, score: 143.5, E(): 4.6e-40): protein MSNQEEKPLWTPTDPTSTQTHLFLSHINKIHSLSLTTYADLWEWSCAHRSDFWSALWDWEHVIGDKGVKENGKVVDEDKTPEENPPWFTESSLNWAENQLRHAKSRPDDIAIIQVCEPCSTYVPSIKQITQFELYSLVGKAQRSLRAAGVGKGDRVAFWGGNCLEAVVTVLATSSLGGIFSSAAADFGIDGVVERLEQIQPKVLVVTNGVIYAGTPRPLLPRVAPLLNILKNPPSVVVSVDHLPEELVPTFAEVKEKLVRWDDWLDQEDGEVDFLRMGFDEPIWILFSSGTTGKPKAIVHRQGGMLLDSLREHHLAGDISSSDIFFYYTTPGWMMFQYLISGLATGATIVLYEGSPLKLPSHLWSLIDDLGITVFGTSAKWIEQVEKHYPDVGKNHDLKTLKQILSTGSPLPGRLFDFIYEKVKKNVLVGSVTGGTDICSVFAGRNTCLPVFRGEIQSRMLGFALDTDSNSDHAGELICHKAFPIEPLGFWPLPGYGFDEAQVEEAKKRFKDSYFKGDKGIWYHGDYVQITPSRLGNGGGLIMLGRSDGVLNPGGIRFGPTDIYSVLENLTFAKEGVEETLVVGLMCDGGADEKVVLFVKMRGGKELDDGLLAKIRASIRTARSARHVPAKIIQVSDIPVTLTGKRVEVPIRKVINGAPISSINPSTLQNPECLEEYAQLGKKMREEEGMGAGAFAQC, encoded by the exons ATGTCCAATcaagaggaaaagcctctctGGACTCCAACCGACCCCACAAGCACGCAAACGCATCTGTTCCTCTCGCACATCAATAAGATCCACTCCCTCTCACTCACCACCTACGCCGACTTGTGGGAGTGGTCATGTGCCCACCGCTCAGACTTTTGGTCCGCCCTCTGGGACTGGGAACACGTTATTGGAGACAAGGGGGTGAAAGAGAATGGCAAGGTGGTAGACGAAGACAAGACGCCCGAGGAGAACCCACCATGGTTCACCGAATCATCCCTTAATTGGGCTGAAAACCAACTTCGGCACGCCAAATCCCGACCCGATGATATAGCCATAATCCAAGTATGCGAACCATGTTCAACCTATGTCCCTTCTATCAAACAGATCACCCAATTTGAACTTTACTCACTCGTCGGAAAAGCGCAGCGATCCCTGAGAGCAGCTGGCGTGGGCAAAGGTGACAGAGTCGCATTCTGGGGTGGAAACTGCCTTGAGGCGGTCGTCACTGTCCTAgccacctcttccctcgGCGGgattttttcttctgcAGCGGCAGATTTTGGCATTGACGGTGTCGTCGAGCGTCTCGAGCAAATCCAACCCAAAGTACTCGTCGTCACTAACGGTGTCATATATGCCGGGACCCCACGCCCACTCTTACCACGCGTAGCACCTCTGCTTAACATACTGAAGAATCCGCCTAGTGTCGTAGTGAGCGTAGACCATCTCCCAGAGGAATTGGTACCGACGTTCGCAGAGGTCAAGGAAAAATTGGTGAGGTGGGACGATTGGCTggatcaagaagatggggaggTGGACTTTCTGAGGATGGGGTTCGATGAACCCATATGGATTTTATTCTCCAGCGGAACTACGGGGAAACCCAAAGCTATCGTT CATCGTCAAGGCGGAATGCTCCTCGACTCTCTCCGTGAACACCATCTCGCAGGCGacatttcctcctccgatatcttcttctattACACCACTCCGGGCTGGATGATGTTCCAATATCTTATCTCCGGCTTGGCGACGGGCGCTACAATTGTATTGTATGAAGGTTCCCCGCTGAAACTGCCTTCTCATCTTTGGTCATTGATTGATGACCTCGGTATCACTGTTTTCGGAACGAGCGCAAAGTGGATAGAGCAGGTGGAGAAACATTATCCTGACGTAGGGAAGAACCATGATTTGAAAACTTTGAAACAGATCCTGAGTACTGGAAGCCCATTACCAGGGAGACTATTTGATTTTATATATGAAAAAGTGAAAAAGAACGTCTTGGTTGGCTCGGTGACAG GCGGTACGGACATTTGTTCAGTCTTTGCGGGGCGTAACACCTGCCTCCCAGTCTTTCGGGGAGAGATACAATCGCGCATGTTGGGATT CGCACTTGATACAGATAGCAACTCTGATCACGCAGGAGAACTCATCTGCCACAAAGCTTTCCCGATTGAACCACTTGGATTTTGGCCTTTACCCGGATACGGCTTTGACGAGGCACAAGTTGAAGAGGCGAAAAAACGGTTCAAGGACAGTTATTTCAAAGGAGATAAAGGGATTTGGTACCATGGTGACTA TGTCCAGATAACGCCATCTCGATTAGGAAACGGCGGGGGCTTGATCATGCTCGGCCGTTCCGACGGTGTCCTCAACCCAGGAGGTATCCGTTTCGGACCGACAGACATCTACTCTGTGCTCGAAAACTTGACGTTTGCCAAAGAAGGTGTGGAAGAGACATTGGTGGTCGGATTGATGTGTGATGGTGGAGCGGACGAAAAAGTTGTTTTGTTTGTCAAG ATGCGAGGAGGCAAGGAATTGGATGATGGCCTATTGGCAAAAATCAGGGCCAGTATAAGGACAGCGAGAAGTGCTAGGCATGTGCCGGCAAAG ATCATACAAGTGTCAGATATCCCGGTTACACTCACTGGCAAACGGGTTGAAG tgCCAATTCGAAAGGTGATCAATGGTGCACCCATAAGTAGCATCAATCCTTCAACGTTGCAAAATCCGGAATGTCTGGAGGAGTACGCACAGCTGGGTAAGAAGatgcgagaagaagaggggatgGGTGCTGGTGCATTTGCACAGTGTTAA